In Cyanobium sp. AMD-g, one genomic interval encodes:
- a CDS encoding DedA family protein, translating into MAWPLAMFDGTISLTRLESLLHDWGYWVVFGAMLLENAGVPLPGETVTLLAGYAAGSGQLQVLGVMGAAAGGAILGDNIGYWVGRRAGWGLLLRAGRLLGRNPEQMEALRERFLRHAGKSVLLGRFVAVLRVLAGPIAGAVRMPYRRFLLFNMLGAVLWASTMVGLAWLGGSWIPFDQMVKGVVEFGLGALVLLVIVLVVPKLVARFEEAQLEQEAKDPPA; encoded by the coding sequence ATGGCCTGGCCCCTGGCCATGTTCGACGGGACCATCAGCCTCACCCGCCTGGAATCCCTCCTCCACGACTGGGGGTACTGGGTGGTGTTCGGCGCCATGCTGCTGGAGAACGCCGGCGTGCCCCTGCCCGGCGAGACGGTCACCCTGCTTGCGGGCTACGCGGCGGGCAGCGGCCAGCTGCAGGTGCTTGGGGTGATGGGGGCGGCGGCCGGCGGGGCGATCCTGGGGGACAACATCGGCTATTGGGTGGGGCGCCGGGCGGGCTGGGGGCTGCTGCTGCGGGCGGGACGGCTGCTGGGCCGCAATCCGGAGCAGATGGAGGCCCTGCGGGAACGGTTCCTGCGCCACGCCGGCAAGTCGGTGCTGCTGGGGAGGTTCGTGGCGGTGCTGCGGGTGCTGGCCGGCCCGATCGCCGGGGCGGTGCGCATGCCCTACCGCCGCTTCCTGCTGTTCAACATGCTCGGGGCCGTGCTGTGGGCCTCGACGATGGTGGGGCTGGCCTGGCTCGGCGGGAGCTGGATCCCCTTTGATCAGATGGTGAAGGGCGTCGTCGAGTTCGGGCTCGGCGCCCTGGTGCTGCTGGTGATCGTGCTGGTGGTGCCGAAGCTGGTGGCCCGCTTCGAGGAGGCCCAGCTGGAACAGGAGGCCAAGGATCCCCCCGCCTGA
- a CDS encoding SLC13 family permease — protein sequence MPAFFTVAATPEGLITLAVFVGAMVLFVTGWLAPEVTGLLAAALLVSFQVLKPDEAVQGFGSPALITLMGLFAVSAGLFRSGGLDRLRALIGSDAVRSPKRMIALMVGVVAPISGFIPNTPIVATLLPVIEGWCHRRGVSPSKVLLPLSFATVLGGTISLLGTSTNLLASDVSRQLGFGSLELFSFTAIGIPVWLLGGLYMLVVSDRLLPDRGQGDEDLLGGLARDGYLTDVLIPEQSELIGQSLHNSRLQRRFDVDVLELHRGQDSFTAPLADLPLQAGDRLLLRCNRDNLLRLQQEHTVTLAPIGEQEEDLRELAGETTSPQRVVEVLLPNGSTLAGASVRDMRFRQRYNATLLAVRRGNQVLRELLGRVVLQAGDVLLLQAPVDAIRGMQANNDLVLLDELEKDLPTTDRKFIAMGIAALMILLPMLKILPLMASVLLAMVAMVATGCLRSGELLRSVRWDVILLLGSLSCFSVAMQKTGLAEALATDLLHSLKDWPAYGVLLVVFVLGQLFTEALSNGTTVVLLIPIATELAKGLAMPPMAFIFAITFAASQSFLTPIGYQTNLMVFGPGRYRFLDMARYGAPLSIGLALVVPWLICRHFGL from the coding sequence ATGCCAGCGTTCTTCACGGTCGCCGCCACGCCGGAAGGCCTCATCACCCTGGCGGTGTTCGTCGGGGCGATGGTGCTGTTCGTCACCGGTTGGCTCGCCCCGGAAGTCACCGGCCTGCTGGCGGCCGCCCTGCTGGTCAGCTTCCAGGTGCTCAAGCCGGATGAGGCGGTGCAGGGTTTCGGCAGCCCCGCCCTGATCACCCTGATGGGCCTGTTCGCCGTTTCCGCCGGCCTGTTTCGCAGTGGCGGCCTGGATCGGTTGCGGGCCCTGATCGGATCCGACGCCGTGCGCAGTCCCAAGCGCATGATCGCCCTGATGGTGGGGGTGGTGGCCCCGATCTCGGGCTTCATCCCCAACACCCCGATCGTGGCCACCCTGCTGCCGGTGATCGAGGGCTGGTGCCACCGGCGTGGCGTTTCCCCCTCAAAGGTGCTGCTGCCCCTGTCGTTCGCCACCGTGCTGGGCGGCACCATCTCCCTGCTCGGCACCTCCACCAACCTGCTGGCCAGCGATGTGAGCCGCCAGCTGGGCTTCGGTTCCCTGGAGCTGTTCAGCTTCACGGCCATCGGCATCCCTGTGTGGCTGCTGGGGGGGCTGTACATGCTGGTCGTCTCCGATCGGCTGCTGCCCGACCGCGGCCAGGGCGATGAGGACCTGCTCGGCGGCCTCGCCCGTGACGGTTACCTCACCGATGTGCTGATCCCGGAGCAGTCCGAGCTGATTGGCCAGTCGCTGCACAACAGCCGCCTGCAGCGGCGCTTCGACGTGGATGTGCTGGAGCTGCACCGGGGCCAGGACAGCTTCACCGCCCCACTTGCCGACCTGCCCCTTCAGGCCGGTGACCGGCTGCTGCTGCGCTGCAACCGCGACAACCTGCTGCGTCTCCAGCAGGAGCACACCGTCACCCTCGCCCCGATCGGCGAGCAGGAGGAGGATCTGCGCGAGCTGGCCGGCGAGACGACCTCCCCCCAGCGGGTGGTGGAGGTGCTGCTGCCCAACGGTTCCACCCTGGCCGGGGCGAGTGTGCGGGACATGCGCTTTCGCCAGCGCTACAACGCCACCCTGCTGGCGGTGCGGCGGGGCAACCAGGTGCTGCGCGAGCTGCTGGGACGGGTGGTGCTGCAGGCCGGCGACGTGCTGCTGCTGCAGGCCCCGGTGGATGCCATCCGCGGCATGCAGGCCAACAACGACCTCGTGCTGCTCGATGAGCTCGAGAAGGACCTGCCCACCACCGATCGCAAGTTCATCGCCATGGGGATCGCGGCATTGATGATCCTGCTGCCGATGCTCAAGATCCTTCCATTGATGGCCTCGGTGCTGCTGGCGATGGTGGCGATGGTGGCCACGGGCTGCCTGCGCTCCGGGGAGCTGCTGCGCTCCGTTCGCTGGGACGTGATCCTGCTGCTGGGCTCCCTCTCCTGCTTCAGCGTGGCGATGCAGAAGACCGGCCTGGCGGAGGCCCTGGCCACTGATCTTCTGCACTCCCTCAAGGACTGGCCGGCCTATGGCGTTCTGCTGGTGGTGTTCGTGCTGGGTCAGCTGTTCACCGAGGCGCTCAGCAACGGCACCACCGTGGTTCTGCTGATCCCGATCGCCACCGAACTGGCCAAGGGGCTGGCGATGCCACCGATGGCCTTCATCTTCGCGATCACCTTCGCCGCCAGCCAGAGCTTCCTCACCCCGATCGGCTACCAGACCAACCTGATGGTGTTTGGCCCTGGCCGCTACCGCTTCCTCGACATGGCCCGCTACGGGGCCCCCCTCTCCATCGGGCTGGCCCTGGTGGTGCCGTGGCTGATCTGCCGCCACTTCGGCCTGTAG
- a CDS encoding APC family permease produces MSRLDTLRRRLIGSPLPTSAHHEERYSNAEALAILSSDALSSVAYATQEIVLVLGMGGAAALPFTLPITGLIVALMLVVASSYRQTIKAYPHGGGSYRVSRQNLGQTAGLVAGASLSIDYVLTVAVSVAAGIAALTSYVPILAPERVPLCLLAVLLVMLANLRGVSSSARFLSLPTFLFMGAVVTLVVAGFIKTGLGQLPPLPLAEQQRLLDAAHQGSQGLQAIGPVLLMRAFSSGCAALTGIEAISDSVAAFKPVEWRNARRVLVVMVLMLALMFSGISALASQGGLVVEDNGPTLLYQLGERIFGDGPLLFVLQLATLLILLLAANTAYADFPRLAAFLAQDGFLPRQLCSLGDRLVFSNGIFALSALAGLLLVIVDGSVSRLIPLYAVGVFISFTLSQAGMVVHWWKLQDRGWRSRALINGIGAAITAVVAVILLISKFTHGAWVVVVAIPLLVLLYRRIRSHYDAVARRLRLDTTGRLPLPAGPPPGGGTPTVVLVGQLHRGTLEALCFARSNASDLVAVHVDLGDGRAEAFREQWSRQLPDVPLEVLESPYRSLVDPVAQFVGRFEQQHHKDRHSFCMVVLPVFVTRRRWENLLHNQSTIRLRRALRERGTRVVTTVGFYL; encoded by the coding sequence ATGTCCCGTCTCGACACCCTGCGGCGCCGGTTGATCGGCTCTCCCCTGCCCACCAGCGCCCATCACGAGGAGCGCTACAGCAACGCCGAAGCCCTGGCGATCCTCAGCTCCGATGCCCTGTCCTCGGTGGCCTACGCCACCCAGGAAATCGTGCTGGTGCTGGGGATGGGCGGTGCGGCGGCCCTGCCCTTCACCCTGCCGATCACCGGCCTGATCGTGGCCCTGATGCTGGTGGTGGCCAGCAGCTACCGGCAGACGATCAAGGCCTACCCGCACGGGGGCGGCTCCTACCGGGTCTCGCGGCAGAACCTCGGCCAGACCGCGGGGCTGGTGGCCGGCGCGTCGCTCTCCATTGATTACGTGCTGACAGTGGCGGTGAGCGTGGCGGCTGGCATCGCCGCCCTAACCTCCTATGTCCCGATCCTGGCGCCCGAGCGGGTGCCCCTCTGCCTGCTGGCGGTGCTGCTGGTGATGCTCGCCAACCTGCGGGGTGTGAGCTCCAGTGCCAGGTTTCTGAGCCTGCCCACCTTCCTGTTCATGGGCGCCGTCGTCACCCTCGTGGTGGCGGGGTTCATCAAGACGGGGCTTGGCCAGCTCCCCCCCCTGCCGCTGGCGGAGCAGCAGCGGCTGCTGGACGCCGCCCACCAGGGCAGCCAGGGCCTGCAGGCCATTGGCCCCGTGCTGCTGATGCGGGCCTTCAGCTCCGGTTGCGCCGCCCTCACCGGCATCGAGGCGATCAGCGACAGTGTCGCCGCTTTCAAGCCGGTGGAATGGCGCAACGCCCGTCGCGTCCTGGTGGTGATGGTGCTGATGCTGGCCCTGATGTTCAGCGGTATCAGCGCCCTGGCCAGCCAGGGCGGGCTGGTGGTGGAGGACAACGGGCCCACGCTGCTTTATCAGCTGGGGGAGCGGATCTTCGGGGATGGCCCGCTGTTGTTCGTGCTGCAGCTGGCGACGCTGCTGATCCTGCTGCTGGCTGCCAACACCGCCTATGCGGATTTCCCCCGGCTGGCCGCTTTCCTGGCCCAGGACGGCTTCCTGCCCCGCCAGCTGTGCTCCCTGGGCGACCGGCTGGTGTTCAGCAACGGCATCTTTGCCCTCAGCGCCCTCGCCGGCCTGTTGCTGGTGATCGTCGACGGCAGCGTCAGCCGCCTGATCCCTCTGTATGCCGTGGGTGTGTTCATCAGTTTCACCCTGTCCCAGGCCGGGATGGTGGTGCACTGGTGGAAGCTGCAGGACCGGGGCTGGCGCTCCCGGGCGCTGATCAACGGCATCGGAGCCGCGATCACCGCCGTGGTGGCCGTGATCCTTCTGATCAGCAAGTTCACCCATGGGGCCTGGGTGGTGGTGGTGGCGATCCCCCTGCTGGTGCTGCTGTATCGACGCATTCGCAGCCACTACGACGCCGTGGCCAGGCGTCTGCGTCTTGACACCACCGGGCGCCTGCCGTTGCCTGCCGGCCCTCCCCCCGGCGGTGGCACCCCCACGGTGGTCCTGGTGGGCCAGCTGCACCGCGGCACCCTCGAGGCCCTCTGCTTTGCCCGCAGCAACGCCAGCGACCTGGTGGCGGTGCATGTGGATCTCGGCGACGGCCGCGCCGAGGCCTTCCGCGAGCAGTGGAGCCGCCAGCTGCCGGACGTTCCGCTGGAGGTGCTGGAGTCCCCCTACCGCTCCCTGGTGGACCCGGTGGCCCAGTTCGTGGGGCGCTTCGAGCAGCAGCACCACAAGGACCGCCACTCCTTCTGCATGGTGGTGCTGCCGGTGTTCGTCACCCGCCGCCGCTGGGAGAACCTGTTGCACAACCAGTCGACGATCCGCCTGCGGCGGGCCCTGCGCGAGCGGGGCACCCGGGTCGTCACTACGGTCGGCTTCTACCTCTGA
- a CDS encoding cation:proton antiporter has translation MGPTSLLSTLLILLIGVLLARLSAGWMARWAVPAIVLELAMGFVLGNTVVPFTAMAPLSGLTELGVLTLFFQVGLEVRGDLLTSRKGAILRTVALSFCTPLLAFWPLQSAFGLSTPTTLLCLAVLSATGTGVTLRLLAQRGALQTPSGRLLVGVSVLDDLPAIGLLAIATATAGLRLGTQGIGGAGPLLGVLLALLSWLAVAHWSRRHSRRPTSALAILMLLIGSAWVGEACGLTSLLGALWGGVLMARLGPVEGEVQRVLTVLSEVFLPLYFISVGMRISAGTLLQPAAWSLAAALIVMAVLSKLACGLGIDRNDRAAGVDRWLVVFGLIPRGLPGLVFATTALNQGLIDAVQFSSLVLMVTFTTVAGLVLLERRLQRSEPVLERAQR, from the coding sequence ATGGGACCCACCTCGCTGCTGAGCACCCTCCTGATCCTGTTGATCGGCGTGCTGCTGGCACGGTTGTCGGCCGGATGGATGGCGCGCTGGGCGGTGCCGGCCATCGTCCTGGAGCTCGCCATGGGCTTCGTCCTCGGCAACACCGTGGTGCCCTTCACGGCGATGGCTCCCCTGAGCGGCCTGACGGAACTGGGGGTGCTCACCCTGTTCTTCCAGGTGGGGCTGGAGGTGCGCGGCGACCTGCTCACCTCCCGCAAGGGCGCGATCCTGCGCACGGTGGCCCTGAGCTTCTGCACGCCCCTGCTGGCCTTCTGGCCCCTGCAAAGCGCCTTCGGCCTCTCCACCCCCACCACCCTGCTGTGCCTGGCGGTGCTCAGCGCCACCGGCACCGGTGTGACCCTGCGGCTTCTCGCCCAGCGCGGGGCCCTGCAGACCCCCTCCGGCCGGCTGCTGGTGGGGGTGTCGGTCCTGGATGATCTGCCGGCCATCGGGCTCCTGGCGATCGCCACCGCCACGGCTGGGCTGCGCCTCGGTACCCAGGGGATCGGCGGGGCCGGTCCGCTGCTGGGTGTGCTGCTGGCGCTGCTGAGCTGGCTGGCGGTGGCCCACTGGAGCCGCCGCCACAGCCGGCGGCCCACCAGCGCCCTGGCGATCCTGATGCTGCTGATCGGTTCGGCCTGGGTAGGGGAGGCCTGCGGCCTGACCAGCCTGCTGGGGGCCCTCTGGGGCGGGGTGCTGATGGCCCGGCTGGGGCCGGTGGAGGGGGAGGTGCAGCGGGTGCTGACCGTGCTCTCGGAGGTGTTCCTGCCCCTTTACTTCATCAGCGTGGGGATGCGCATCAGCGCCGGCACCCTGCTGCAGCCAGCGGCCTGGAGCCTGGCGGCGGCACTGATCGTGATGGCCGTGCTCAGCAAGCTGGCCTGCGGCCTGGGCATCGATCGCAACGACAGGGCCGCAGGTGTGGACCGCTGGCTGGTGGTGTTCGGCCTGATCCCCAGGGGCCTGCCGGGGCTGGTGTTCGCCACCACGGCCCTGAACCAGGGCCTGATCGACGCGGTGCA